The sequence TCCCCTCCATTGCCAGGAGTATCATTGTGTAAGGACGAAGAGAGGGGGGAATTCGATACGACGCTGTCAACAAAAAAGGATAGAAAGAACGTGTGCAGCATCCTGCTGGTGTCACGATCGGACCGTCGTCGAGGCTATCAGAGGTTAAATACGCAAGGAACCGTAAAAAGTGTAGCCCACAGTAGACGCGTCAGGCGGCAAGCCCGCCTCTTCCCAATCTTGCTGGAACGATACGGAAGCAGTTGTTACACGCTTGACATCCGCCGAACCTCTCGTCCCGGGTTCGCGAGGGCCCCCGCTGCCGACAAAGAGTGGTAAGCTTGATGGGTCGCTGTCGATCCCGCGATTCGCCCAGGGTGACAGGGAGGACATAACTACCTCCGCGAATCAACCGTTACGTTGCCTTCATCAATAATGTATTGACCTGCAGACGCTTCTCCTGGATTTCAGCTAAGCCAAAAGCTCCAAGTGCATCGCGGAGAGTTTCGAAGCACCCGGGATTAAGGTTCTTCCCTCACGAACTAAGCCGAGTTAGTCAGCGGAGACAGAGGCGCAGCTGAGGTGGCTGGAGAAAGCTCGGTCGGATTATCTAAGCAGCGCGTGACGTCAAGGGCTTCTAACTCCCTGCGTTGGGTTGGTGttgtctacggagtacacgcCGTAACATTGTTGGAGATAGCCCTCGATAGAGAAGAATCGTGTCTAGAGAGTACAAATGGGTAGTATAAATAACCAATTTCCCTCCATCAGGCTGGTCCGCCACCATCCCCCAACACCCTAGCAACGCCAGAGGTCCCATTGAAAATGAAGCCATACATAAAAGACTCAACGGCAGAGTATCACGAAAAATAAGGCAAAGAAAGGTGCACCTTCGGATGCGCCTCCCTATCTCTTGATCCTCTTTCTATCTGGACCCAAATGCCcctgcttcttctcttcctcttcgtcgTCACTGAGTTCAGCGAATATCGGCTTCGGCTGCGTATGTTTCCATGCACTTGTAAATATCGGGTCCTTCTCCGCTTTTTCCGCATACTTTAGCAATGCCTCTCTCGGATCTTCATCTCTCATGGAACTAAGAGGGATGTTCTCCTTGATATGCTTCTCGTCGGGTTGACTTTTAGCAAAAGGCGTCTGTGCAGGGAGATGCGGTCGACGCGGATCGCGGGAGCGGCCAGACGCGGTCAGGCCAATTGTAGGGTGCCTACTAGAGAAGCTAGTGGCAGATGCGATGCCACTGCCGCTGATAATACCTTCACCGGAGAAACCGAGAGACAGATCCGTAGTGAGATTGGGGTCATCGTCGATGTGGCGACGCTTCGGGGCCTTGGACATAATAGTAAGCGCGCCGTTGCGAGAAAGATTCGGATTGTATAGAAGATGTGTTCCTCCGTTTGCAGAGCCGGCGAGTATTTGGTTCAACTTCTCGTGCCAGAGCACGGTGATTATCGGCGAATCGGGGGTGATGGGTGTTTTAAGCTCGGGTTTCAGAGTTGCCGGATTCAGGATATACAGATCTCCCGCTTGTGAGCCCGTGATGATATTGGCACCCGTGGGAGAGAACTGTATATTCGACGTAGGGTAGATATTGGAATTAGAGATATGCGACACGGTCGTGATAGGTTGTTTAAATTTCCTAGTGTCCCACAGCTTGATGGTGTCATCTCCTCCCTTCGTCACAATCAACCTCCCGTCTGGGCTTATGTCCAAACCGCTCGTCCAGGTATCCCGAGTATGCGCGTCTCTAATCTCACCACTCGGTCTTGTGAACGGTCCATCTCCACCCCACATTACAAGACTCCCATCCAGTGCAGCAGCCACCAGCACATTGTTCCCTCCCTGCGCCGGGGACCCCCACGCGACAGCAGTTATTCTCGTCCTCCCCGCCGAGCCCGCCGCCTTCGACTTATGCACAATAACCTCTTTCTGACTTCTCCCAATGTTGGCATCCCATATTCGAACTGTACTATCCGTCGCCGCCGTAGCACATAGATTGGAGTCCGTCGGGCTCCACGTCCCACTCGTAACCTCCGAAATATGACCCTTCGTATTGCGCATGTCACGCAGATACATATCCCCCTTGACAAACTCTGTCAACGTATCCCCATCTCGGGACAAGATCTTCGGCTGCGGCGTCGCAGCAATAGCCAGCACATAGCCCGGAGACAAAGGGTTGAATTTCGCAACGTGAACGGGGTGTGTTTCCGAAGCAGCGGAATGTTTCTTCGCAGAGGGTTCGACGGATTTGAAAGCGCGCAGAGTGGTCGGGGTGAGGGATGCGAAATCGTGGAATTTGATTGTGCAGTCTGTCGAACCAGTTATCATTCGAGCGCCAGAGGGATCAACGGTAACGGTCGTGATTGCCCGCTCGTGCGTCTTAAACACGAGATCATGCGACACCGGGAactcatcgtcgtcgtcttCTGAGTCGTCGGAATCGGAATCAGAGCCGGACGCGGAGGCGGAGGCTGGCTGCTGAGCTGCCGGAGCCTTCGAATTAACCTCCTGTTGCGTCTGTACGTCGGGCTTTCCCGCGAGCTGCTGTGGTTTTGCTGCCGCTTCTGTTCGCTTCGTCCTGTTGATTTGCCCCCCAACGTCGGCTTCTCTGCTCTGCTTCCCAAAGGTACTCGGGAAGAACTTTTTGAACGCTTCCTCATCGAATCCGTCCATGATTTCACTAGACCTTTGGAACTCCGCGTGTGCTGGACGTCAGTGTATGGCAGCTCTTCAAGCTCCGTTGATGAGGCAAGGTGTGGCAAAGTTTGCGGTGTTTGCACCTTTATTTTCGCGGGCGACGTACGTACCTCAGGTTGCCGGTAAGGGGGAACGCTGATATATTGTCAACATAATACGGCGGTATTATACGGGGTTTACTGAGCAGAACTCTGGATTTAATAACTATGTAGATGTCGCTAAGCATCAGAAGCAGCTAAATGCACTAGTGTACACCGCGAATATGCACAAGTCGCAAGCCCATTCTACAAGTAGAGGCCCTCAGGCTCGTTCTCActcttcgtcttcatcaCGCGCTCCCTAGCAGCTCTAAAATCTGCCATTTGAACTCGCATTCGCCGCTCTCGGAGAGCCATCAACCCTGCCTCAGAGCAGATAGCTTTGATATCCGCGCCAGAAAGGTCGTCCTTTTGACTAATGAACTCATCCAGATCTACGTCGTCGCTGAGAGACATTTTGGACGTATGGAGAGCaaaaatcttctttttgGTGTTTTCTATGGAGCATTGTCAGCAGGAAAATACAGCAGCTTCGGTTTCTAAAGGCAAACTCACGATCTGGGTTTTCGAAAAGAATCTTGCGGTCGATACGGCCAGGTCGAATCAAGGCCGGGTCTAAAGTCTCGATTTTATTGGTGGCCATGATGACCTTTACATCGCCACGGTCATCGAACCCATCTAGCTGATTAAGAAGTTCTAACATGGTACGTTGAACTTCCCGCTCGCCACCGGAAGTGGATTCATAACGCTTTGTTCCGATGGCATCGATTTCATCAATGAACACGATAGACGGGGCGTGCTCTGCAGCAACCTGGAAAATTTGACGGACTAACCGTGGACCATCACCAAGGTATTTCTGAATCAACTCGCTACCAACAATACGAAGGAAGGTAGCACTGGTTTGGTTGGCGACAGCTTTGGCAAGTAGGGTCTTTCCTGTGCCTGGTCCTCCATAGAGAATGACACCTTTCGGGGGCTTGATACCCATCTCCTCGTATAGCTCTGGGTGTAGTAACGGTAACTCAACGGCTTCTCGAACCTCTTGAATCTGCGACTCCAACCCTCCAATATCTGCGTACGATTCTGTGGGTGCTTTGTCCAATTTCATAACAGACACCAGAGGGTCCGCGTCATCGGTCAACACGCCAACAACCGATACCGATTTGTGATGCAGGAGGATGCTGGCGCCAGGCTCAAGTAGGTCCTTGTCCACGAAAGACATGATAGACACGTAGTACTCGGGACCCGTGGCGCTAGAGATGATTGCATGATCGTCATCGATCATCTCCTCGAGATTGCCAACGCTCATCGGGCTCCCTCTCATATCATCGACGCGGCTCCTCTCATCCGCATTTCGATCCAAAGCATCAAAGTCATCACTGGCCGAGGGCGCCGCCGACGCTTGAGCCTTCGTCTTGCGGAGACGTTCCTGATTCTCGACATACTCCTCTTCCAATATCAAATGATCGTGGACCCGCTGCATTCGGAGGTATCGCAGTTTGCACCGTGAAGTCGGGAATATCGTAGGGAGTTTGGCAGCGGCATTGGGGCCAGCAGCCTTACGTTTCTTACGCCCGACTCTAGTCGTGGGCTGTGGAGGAGGTTCGTACTTTGGCTTTTCCTTCTGCGAGAATGCCAGGTTAGCAGCGGAAAAACCAAGCTCATAACGTGGTTGACCGTCACGGGGGGTTAAGCCCTGATCCATACTTTCTTGTCCTTCTCGTCTTTCCCGTCGCCCCCCGGGGGGCCACCGCCCATCTGGGATGGTTGATTTCCCTACAGTAAATCCAATTTAGTATATTCGAAAACAGCAAGCCAGGAAGGAAAGGGAGAGAAGCTGACCATTGTATTAAAGGACTAGGCTTTCGCGAAGCTTTGAATGTATGAGTGGCTTTGGATATAGATAAATGGCTACGAACAGAGACTTGCAGCTATAGACAGTCGAGGGTCAGGAGAGACAGGGGAAGGCTGTAGGATCTGTGCAATGAAGCTGTTGTCTTCTGGCAGTCGAGCGTCGTTTCGCCCAAGCTGGCTGGCTGGAAGAGGCGACAACAAGCTGTGGCTTAGTCAGTCAAACTCGTCGATGCTTATGTCAGCAGTGCCCTTCCGCGACGAGACCGGACGAAACGCGAACGCCAGACacgaaaaggagagagagtgatgaagacgaagaagaagaagaagagttgGCTGGTGATCCCATCTTGCACTGGAGACAGCTTTTCACCATCCACAACAGCAACTGAATTTGTTATCCTTTTGTTGAATTTAGAACTGGAACCCAATCCAGCCCCGGGTGCCGGTGCAGTTGGTGAACAAAACCGCCCATACCGACCTCAGACTCCCCGGTCAGTGCTCAAGCATCGCGTTCAGCATTGGCTACAGAAGACATCGGCTACTTGTCTCTTCCTGTTCTTCCACTCACTGAAGCCCGTCCACCCGCTGCCACCTCACTCTCCATTCCCTGACTGGACCACAAAATAGCCACTTCGACGCCTGCACCTGTGCGGTTCTGGTTGGTTCGTAACATCCGCCATTCCCCCCCATCTTCTCCACCCCAAACCCTGCAAGCCGCTGTATCTGCCTAGGCGTTTCCTGCGCAGCCTAATCCGACTCTTAGCAATCATAGACGCCGCTGACGGATAGCATCGTCACATTCTCACCCACCTGCATGCTCTTTTAAGCCTGGCACTCaaccttttttccctttttgcTCCTCTGCTTGACTTCTCAATCTTGTTCACGGCCCCGTCTACTGCTTTTCCACCACCACTCTGACTCTTCTGGACTTCACTTGTGCAACCAGCTGCCTCTCATTAAGCCTCCAGTAACCTTTCTGTGTCCTCACCGTCCGACCGGTCAATCCTTGACTCATTCACTGGTTGTCTGACCCAGCCTTAAGACTTTTCAAGGAAGGCCTGATTTATTCTGTGTTGttgtttatttattaatCTTTTTTTCCGTTAATTTCCATTGCCTTTATTCCTTTTAGTTGCATTTCTTCAGCATCCATCTGAAAAGGTATTTGCATCTTGCCTTTCCATATCTTGCGCCGGCATGTCGCATGACACACTTTTTTTCTGGGTTTGCCCGGCAAACATGGCTGAGAAATTAgccagaaaaagaagctaaCTTCGAGTTCTAGTCATCGTTAGCACTCAGAATACCCGGAAGGACCTTTAGATAGATTGCCTCTAGATTCACTTCTTGCACATATTCTTCGGTGAATTCTTTATAATTTCCCTACGTCGGCCGACTCGACCAACTTTCAATTGTCCATCATGGCTTCAAATCGCGCTCGCCGCATCGCCAAAGAACTCGCAGACATTCATGATGACAGTCACTCCCAGGTTGCTGTCGAGCCCATTGGTGGTGGGGACGACCTCACACATTTGAAGGGAACTTTTCAGGGTCCTCCGGGGACCCCATACGAAGGTGGAACCTATCGCGTCGACATCAGGATCCCCAACGAGTACCCCTTCCGCCCTCCAGTTATGAGGTTTGATACCAAATTGTGGCATCCAAATGTCAGCAGTCAAACTGTGAGTAGGGAGCCGCAATTCATCACCATCTGGAAACAGAACCGCTAATGCAGCTCTACCCACAGGGAGCTATTTGCCTTGACACATTGGGCACGGCCTGGTCCCCCGTCCTTACCATCAAGTCTGCGCTGCTCTCCCTGCAGTCTCTGCTCAGCACTCCTGAGCCAAAAGATCCCCAAGATGCCGAAGTTGCCAACATGCTACTTCGGAATCCAAAGGAATTCGAACGAGTTGCAAGGGAATGGGCCGTCATGCATGCCGGCGCGCCAAAAAAGCAGATTGGCGAAGGCAGCGGCGGGGCTACAGCGGCGTCCATCCGCGAGAAAGAGATCAAGTCGAAGCAGGAGcaagagcaagaagaacTTGCCGCGTATGTTTTATCCACTTCCCGAGTCGAAAACCATCGTTTTCCCCTTCGCTAACCAATCGATCCACAGGTATGAGGGATATAACAAGGATCTCATCGACCGTTTCTGCAGCATGGGCTTCGATGTCCCAAGAGTCGTTGCAGCTTTCAAATATGTTGGCATCGACCGGATGGACGGAGAAGATTACGAACTGGAGGAGGCTTACATGGGAGATGTAACCGCTCGTCTTCTGGGAGAGCCATGAAAGGTGTTCTGGGGAGCAACATTACGTTTCTCCCCTCGCCTGCGTcatgttttctttttgcaaGGACCTCCAGTGTGAACTCCATTATCCGCACGAACCTTGTACCCCTTTTACGTGTCAATGACCATGAAACAGATCGATGAAGGTGGTGGATAGCGAAAGGTGTCTGGCGAACAAATTTCTGGCGTTTCAGCAGCAGGAATGGGAGGTGTTATTGTCACCATGTGCAATATGTTATTCTTCAAGCCTTTCTCTATCTCAGATTAGGTTCGTTAGTTGGGTTTAATGCGGAATACTATTCTCATATCACTTCACAAAACAGCTCGCGTGGGGCAGGATTTCGCGGTTCGGGTCGATGGAGCAGAGTAAATATAACTTGATCAACCATGAAAATTTGGATTCGCTACCTAAGTCATCCAGGTTGCAGAGTACCTCATCCCAAAATATAATATTGACATGTGTATTCGATATCTCCGCACTTCGTACGTAGCTCAAAATCTGAAGCTGCCACGACCCACATGAGCTCGATCATCCGTTCCAAACCTGCTTTCTCCCCAACGCCAACTCCATTCACACAATGCTCGAGGACGACATCTATCGAACGTCCACCCAGTACCGGCTCTGGTCGTTCACCAAGGAATCTTTAAATTCTATTCGAGAAAACACCAATTCCCTTGCGAGCGTTCGTGTTCGAGATGCGATCCGTCGGGCGCAAGAAGCTCGCCCCGCGACTTCGACGCCTGGAGGCAGCGATGAACCAGATTCAAAGACCAATACACCCGCAGGGCCTGAGAGTGAGATTGAGTGTTTGACGCCGGAAGACGAATTGGAATTGGTGCAATATTATTGTGAGAAAACGCTGGAGCTGGGGGATGAATACAAGCCTCCGCTGCCGACGACGGTGAGGGTAAGAAGGACTCTTCCCACCCTGGGCATCTCTATAGGGCTCGTACAGTGAATGGATACTGATCTATACATGGATGTAGGCCACCGCTATTCAATATCTGCGCCGTTTCTATGTCACCAACTCGCCTATGACCTATCACCCGAAATCAATAATGCCCTGTGCCCTTTTTCTTGCCACGAAAACGGACAATTACTACATGTCCCTGCGTTCATTTGCGGAAAAGATCCCTAATACGACTGCAGAGGATATTATAGCTCCAGAATTCCTGCTTACTCAGGGCCTACGATTCGCGTTTGACATCCGCCACCCCTTTCGGGGCCTGGAAGGCGGAGTCATGGAACTCACCGCCATAGCAAAAGGCGAAGGTGCGCCTGGTCCCCATCACCCAGAGCAAACGGCCGCAAAGCTCCAAGAAGCCATCCAGGCCATTCCTCCGGCAGAGGGAGCGGCACCGTCAGCCTCCATAACGGACCGTATCGCCTCCGCCCATGGGAAGACAAGACAAATCCTCAAAACCGCCGCCCAAATGACAGATGCCTACTTCCTTTACACACCCTCACAGATCTGGCTTTCTGCCCTCCTCCTCGTGGACCAGCCCCTCCTGGAATTTTACCTCGATACAAAACTCGGCCCCGCGCCGTCTGGTTCCCCGCCAGCCAGCGCTCCAGAATCCGCTCTAGCCATGCTTTTCGCCCTCCGTGCAAAGCTCACGGGTGTCCTGGAGTCTTGCTCCACGCTCCTGGGGACGTATCTAAACACCCATGACCCCAATGTCCCTCCAGATCCGGCCCGCATGAAGAACCTAAAACGCATTGGCAAAAAACTTTACCACTGCCAAAACCCCGAGAAGTTCTCTGAGCTAAGCGCGGGTAGGACCCAGAGGAGGGAGGGTTCGGGGAGCACCACGCCAGCCCTGCTCCCTACCGCTGGCGGAGGCGATGTGGATGAGACTGAGGGTCCTGCTGTCAAAAAGAGGAAGTTGGAGAAGGAGGCGGAGGAGGCTGGTAATGGTGGTAATAAATGATTGGCACATATACGAAACGGCATGGGATCTGGAATGCTTTGGAGGGTTTCTTCTCCGGATTTGATATTCGATAGAT is a genomic window of Coccidioides posadasii str. Silveira chromosome 3, complete sequence containing:
- a CDS encoding uncharacterized protein (EggNog:ENOG410PK80~COG:O~BUSCO:4349at33183); amino-acid sequence: MDGFDEEAFKKFFPSTFGKQSREADVGGQINRTKRTEAAAKPQQLAGKPDVQTQQEVNSKAPAAQQPASASASGSDSDSDDSEDDDDEFPVSHDLVFKTHERAITTVTVDPSGARMITGSTDCTIKFHDFASLTPTTLRAFKSVEPSAKKHSAASETHPVHVAKFNPLSPGYVLAIAATPQPKILSRDGDTLTEFVKGDMYLRDMRNTKGHISEVTSGTWSPTDSNLCATAATDSTVRIWDANIGRSQKEVIVHKSKAAGSAGRTRITAVAWGSPAQGGNNVLVAAALDGSLVMWGGDGPFTRPSGEIRDAHTRDTWTSGLDISPDGRLIVTKGGDDTIKLWDTRKFKQPITTVSHISNSNIYPTSNIQFSPTGANIITGSQAGDLYILNPATLKPELKTPITPDSPIITVLWHEKLNQILAGSANGGTHLLYNPNLSRNGALTIMSKAPKRRHIDDDPNLTTDLSLGFSGEGIISGSGIASATSFSSRHPTIGLTASGRSRDPRRPHLPAQTPFAKSQPDEKHIKENIPLSSMRDEDPREALLKYAEKAEKDPIFTSAWKHTQPKPIFAELSDDEEEEKKQGHLGPDRKRIKR
- the RPT2 gene encoding ATPase of 26S proteasome regulatory subunit 4 (EggNog:ENOG410PICC~COG:O~BUSCO:7149at33183), with protein sequence MGNQPSQMGGGPPGGDGKDEKDKKEKPKYEPPPQPTTRVGRKKRKAAGPNAAAKLPTIFPTSRCKLRYLRMQRVHDHLILEEEYVENQERLRKTKAQASAAPSASDDFDALDRNADERSRVDDMRGSPMSVGNLEEMIDDDHAIISSATGPEYYVSIMSFVDKDLLEPGASILLHHKSVSVVGVLTDDADPLVSVMKLDKAPTESYADIGGLESQIQEVREAVELPLLHPELYEEMGIKPPKGVILYGGPGTGKTLLAKAVANQTSATFLRIVGSELIQKYLGDGPRLVRQIFQVAAEHAPSIVFIDEIDAIGTKRYESTSGGEREVQRTMLELLNQLDGFDDRGDVKVIMATNKIETLDPALIRPGRIDRKILFENPDQNTKKKIFALHTSKMSLSDDVDLDEFISQKDDLSGADIKAICSEAGLMALRERRMRVQMADFRAARERVMKTKSENEPEGLYL
- the UBC1 gene encoding Ubiquitin-conjugating enzyme E2 1 (EggNog:ENOG410PI5J~COG:O~BUSCO:12721at33183), which encodes MASNRARRIAKELADIHDDSHSQVAVEPIGGGDDLTHLKGTFQGPPGTPYEGGTYRVDIRIPNEYPFRPPVMRFDTKLWHPNVSSQTGAICLDTLGTAWSPVLTIKSALLSLQSLLSTPEPKDPQDAEVANMLLRNPKEFERVAREWAVMHAGAPKKQIGEGSGGATAASIREKEIKSKQEQEQEELAAYEGYNKDLIDRFCSMGFDVPRVVAAFKYVGIDRMDGEDYELEEAYMGDVTARLLGEP
- a CDS encoding uncharacterized protein (BUSCO:365270at4751~EggNog:ENOG410PMZ9~COG:D~BUSCO:10487at33183); this translates as MLEDDIYRTSTQYRLWSFTKESLNSIRENTNSLASVRVRDAIRRAQEARPATSTPGGSDEPDSKTNTPAGPESEIECLTPEDELELVQYYCEKTLELGDEYKPPLPTTVRATAIQYLRRFYVTNSPMTYHPKSIMPCALFLATKTDNYYMSLRSFAEKIPNTTAEDIIAPEFLLTQGLRFAFDIRHPFRGLEGGVMELTAIAKGEGAPGPHHPEQTAAKLQEAIQAIPPAEGAAPSASITDRIASAHGKTRQILKTAAQMTDAYFLYTPSQIWLSALLLVDQPLLEFYLDTKLGPAPSGSPPASAPESALAMLFALRAKLTGVLESCSTLLGTYLNTHDPNVPPDPARMKNLKRIGKKLYHCQNPEKFSELSAGRTQRREGSGSTTPALLPTAGGGDVDETEGPAVKKRKLEKEAEEAGNGGNK